Part of the Candidatus Latescibacterota bacterium genome is shown below.
ACTGACGAGGCATGGTCCGGTATAAGTAATTGATCGATCACCGTATAGTCGGCAGAAGCCATGACGCCGCATTCTCTTCCAAGTTCCGATATCTTTCTCGCGCACGCCCTGCTGCCGGCAGCTTCCAGAAGGACATTCACTCCCGGGTTCTTCTCCATGTAAAGATTCGCTATCCGCCTGAGCGGCACTGACAATGATCCCGCGTGGAATATCACCAGATCGGTCTTTTCGCCATCCCCACAAGACGAGATAATAGTGAGGAATAAAATCATCAGGATCGATAACGACCCGGTCATTGATCGCATAAACGCTGCCCCTTCTTCCAGATCACCTTGAATTTCCCGTGACTTCTACCATCGAACCAGGATTCCCTGCTGATCACCAGACAGGCCGAATCCCATGTCAATCGGTCAGATACAGTGAATAAACATATTCCGGTACACCTGGTCAACCGTTATGTTTGTTCGAACATAACGAAATGGCAGGGATCATCCGCATTTTAGCAGCTGTTTCTTCCTGTTTTTCCTTCATATCTGAATGAGGAACGTGTATATTCAAATCCCTGTAAAACAAATCAATATGATCAAGGAGGCCCTGTCGATGCCGGATAAACGTATCCTGAAGATGAAAGAAGCACACGAGGTACTCTGCGAGTTCTCATTCGATGTCATTCCGCTCGAAAAAGGGTACGCCAGCAGGGCGTTGAGAGTGGATATCGGAGAGAACAAGGTCAGCATACTTCCGATCAGCGACGAGATGAAGAAGATGTGGACGGGAGGAAAGGGGTTCGATCTCTGGCTCACTTTCCAGGAGATCTCGAAAGACACGAAATGGGACAGCCCGGAGAACCCACTCTGTTTCTCCTCGGGCCCCCTGGGCGGAGCGACTTCATTTCCGGGATCGGGAAAGACCATCGTAACGGCCCTTTCTCCTCTCACGAAATCTATGATGGACTGTAACGTCGGCGGATACTTCGGGCCATACCTTAAATTTGCCGGGTTTGACGCGCTGATGGTCACTGGAAAGGCCGACAGG
Proteins encoded:
- a CDS encoding substrate-binding domain-containing protein, with the translated sequence MRSMTGSLSILMILFLTIISSCGDGEKTDLVIFHAGSLSVPLRRIANLYMEKNPGVNVLLEAAGSRACARKISELGRECGVMASADYTVIDQLLIPDHASSV